The following coding sequences lie in one Myxococcus xanthus genomic window:
- a CDS encoding helix-turn-helix domain-containing protein, with protein sequence MRRNFGNVAVLPERAPGYHALSAGDAFDISDCVCRAGTRSPIFGGEHARVCISVVLSGVFHVRSPEGAAVVGPGALLLGNRSAPYEFRHVDDGGDRSLVIECSDALLDDALRSLGRSSRGTRPFARVCAPASLTSVNAVLLARQALESGQVEDLREAALAVVDAGVTLGSNPTETRVEVSDLQARRVARVLRYLESKFMEDCSLDTLADVAGLTSFHFLRMFRAVTGQTPRQLVIATRLGMAASALRGSRARITDVALEAGFGDLSHFTTSFTRAFGLSPRAYRARARQHA encoded by the coding sequence ATGAGGCGAAACTTTGGGAATGTTGCGGTGCTTCCCGAGCGGGCTCCCGGCTATCACGCGCTCAGCGCGGGCGATGCCTTCGACATCAGTGACTGTGTCTGTCGAGCAGGCACCCGCAGCCCCATCTTCGGCGGCGAGCACGCTCGGGTCTGCATCAGTGTCGTGCTGTCCGGCGTGTTCCATGTCCGAAGCCCCGAGGGGGCCGCGGTGGTGGGGCCGGGCGCGCTGCTGCTCGGGAACCGGTCGGCGCCCTATGAGTTCCGGCACGTCGATGATGGAGGAGACCGGTCGCTCGTCATCGAGTGCTCCGACGCGCTGCTGGACGATGCCCTCCGCTCGCTGGGACGCTCCTCGCGAGGAACGCGCCCCTTCGCGCGCGTCTGCGCTCCGGCGTCGCTCACGTCGGTGAACGCCGTCCTCCTGGCGCGACAAGCGCTCGAGAGTGGCCAGGTGGAGGACCTGCGAGAGGCGGCCCTGGCGGTGGTGGACGCGGGGGTGACGCTGGGAAGCAACCCGACGGAGACACGGGTGGAGGTCTCCGACCTTCAGGCGCGCAGAGTGGCCCGGGTCCTGCGGTATCTCGAATCAAAGTTCATGGAGGACTGCTCGCTGGACACGCTCGCGGACGTCGCGGGGCTCACGAGCTTTCACTTCCTGCGCATGTTCCGAGCAGTGACGGGGCAGACACCCCGCCAGCTCGTCATCGCCACGCGGCTTGGCATGGCGGCCTCGGCGCTGCGCGGCAGCCGTGCGCGAATCACCGACGTCGCCCTGGAAGCCGGCTTCGGTGACCTGTCCCACTTCACGACGAGCTTCACGCGAGCGTTCGGTCTCTCGCCTCGTGCCTACCGCGCTCGCGCGCGCCAACACGCCTGA